A region from the Aphis gossypii isolate Hap1 chromosome 1, ASM2018417v2, whole genome shotgun sequence genome encodes:
- the LOC114127987 gene encoding farnesol dehydrogenase-like — protein MDHLKGRVAVVTGASAGIGAATAIKLVKAGLTVVGIARRLQRLQDLKKMMEEKNFSGRFFTVACDLTNETDILNAFKWIDDNIGGIHFMINNAGIIRISKILDGLAEHWQELIDCNVMAPTICSREAYKLMKKHNVSHGHIIQINSITGHSYSINPGNKMYNASKQALRVLTEGLRHELAVAGDGHIKASSISPGFVDTEIFDAAKMSHNKMKASDILSAEEMADMICFVMSTGPNILIAEMIVLSQGRCIQSYPRA, from the exons ATGGATCACTTAAAAGGACGTGTTGCTGTGGTCACAGGAGCTAGCGCCGGTATCGGCGCAGCTACAGCTATTAAACTAGTTAAGGCTGGCCTTACGGTTGTGGGAATAGCTAGAAGGCTACAAAGACTTCAg gatttaaaaaaaatgatggaaGAAAAAAACTTCAGTGGTCGGTTTTTTACAGTAGCATGTGATTTGACGAACGAAACAGACATATTGAATGCTTTTAAATGGATTGATGACAATATTGGTGGTattcattttatgattaaCAATGCCGGAATAATAAGGATATCTAAAATTTTag acggTTTGGCCGAACATTGGCAAGAATTAATCGACTGTAATGTAATGGCACCAACAATCTGTTCAAGGGAAGCTTATAAATTGATGAAGAAGCATAACGTTAGTCATgggcatattatacaaatcaatAG CATTACGGGCCATTCGTATTCAATTAATCCTGGAAACAAGATGTACAATGCGTCTAAACAAGCTCTTAGAGTACTGACCGAAGGCCTTCGTCACGAATTGGCTGTGGCCGGTGATGGCCATATAAAAGCTTCC AGCATCAGTCCTGGTTTCGTCGACACAGAAATATTCGATGCAGCTAAAATGTCGCACAATAAAATGAAAGCGTCTGATATCTTGAGCGCAGAAGAAATGGCCGATATGATCTGTTTCGTCATGTCAACCGGACCAAATATATtg attgcTGAAATGATTGTTCTAAGCCAAGGTCGTTGTATCCAATCGTATCCTCGTGCATAA